A portion of the Faecalibacterium sp. I3-3-89 genome contains these proteins:
- a CDS encoding Bax inhibitor-1/YccA family protein encodes MDYNNYDRGYAEPSMSASDYMTRTYRWMAGGLLVTFAMAYITATTPLIYLVDSLYFLLTIAELALVFMLSARVQRMSIDGARAAFFGYAILNGMVLSYYFLLFSVGTLVMAFLATAVYFGLMAVYGTTTHKDLTGWGPRLMMALVAMIVTSLVGALFGFGFGASVLYCGIGLVVFMLLTAYDTQKLRQIYAYYAGDAEMAEKASIYGALTLYLDFINIFLYVVRLLGMNSRSRNN; translated from the coding sequence ATGGATTACAACAACTATGACCGCGGCTATGCGGAGCCTTCGATGAGCGCATCGGACTATATGACCCGCACCTACCGCTGGATGGCCGGCGGCCTGCTCGTCACCTTCGCAATGGCCTATATCACGGCGACCACGCCGCTCATTTATCTGGTCGATTCCCTCTACTTCCTGCTTACCATCGCCGAGCTGGCGCTGGTGTTCATGCTCAGCGCCCGGGTGCAGAGGATGTCCATCGACGGGGCGCGGGCCGCATTCTTTGGCTACGCCATCCTCAACGGCATGGTGCTGAGCTACTATTTCCTGCTCTTCTCGGTGGGCACTCTGGTCATGGCTTTCCTCGCCACGGCGGTCTATTTCGGCCTTATGGCCGTGTACGGCACCACCACCCATAAGGACCTCACCGGCTGGGGTCCCCGTTTGATGATGGCTCTGGTGGCCATGATCGTCACCAGCCTCGTGGGCGCGCTCTTCGGCTTTGGCTTCGGTGCCTCGGTGCTCTACTGCGGCATCGGTCTGGTGGTGTTCATGCTGCTCACCGCCTACGACACCCAGAAGCTGCGCCAGATCTACGCCTACTACGCAGGCGACGCCGAGATGGCCGAGAAGGCTTCCATCTACGGCGCACTGACCCTCTATCTGGACTTCATCAACATCTTCCTGTATGTTGTCCGCCTGCTGGGCATGAACAGCCGCAGCCGCAACAACTGA
- a CDS encoding ABC transporter permease, with amino-acid sequence MEKTKKRRLQLLAASVFWLGVWQAAAMAIGQEVFLVSPVQALGTLVQLLPQAEFWQRVAFSAGRILLGFGLGALSSTVLAVAAEKWEWVDALLAPVMQLVKATPVASFIILALVWVSGSSLSVLISFLMVLPVLYGAVRTGIGSADRRLLEMAQVFRLPLGRRLRAVWLPAVLPAFRQGCSVALGICWKSGVAAEVIGLPDGSIGDALYRAKITLSTGELFAWTFVIILLSAVFEKLFLALLDRAVTAVLGEEGA; translated from the coding sequence ATGGAAAAAACAAAAAAGCGCCGCCTTCAGCTCTTGGCGGCGTCGGTCTTCTGGCTGGGCGTCTGGCAGGCGGCGGCAATGGCCATCGGGCAGGAGGTCTTTCTGGTCTCGCCGGTGCAGGCGCTGGGGACGCTGGTACAGCTTCTGCCGCAGGCGGAGTTCTGGCAGCGGGTGGCGTTCAGCGCCGGGCGCATCCTGCTGGGCTTCGGGCTGGGTGCACTGTCCAGTACCGTGCTGGCGGTGGCGGCGGAAAAATGGGAGTGGGTGGACGCCCTTCTCGCCCCGGTGATGCAGCTGGTCAAGGCCACCCCGGTGGCCAGCTTCATCATTCTGGCGCTGGTGTGGGTCAGCGGCTCGTCCCTGTCGGTCCTCATCAGCTTCCTGATGGTGCTGCCCGTCCTCTACGGCGCGGTGCGCACCGGCATCGGGAGCGCCGACCGCCGGCTTCTCGAGATGGCGCAGGTGTTCCGCCTGCCGCTGGGGCGGCGTCTGCGGGCCGTCTGGCTCCCGGCGGTGCTGCCTGCGTTCCGGCAGGGGTGCAGTGTGGCGCTGGGCATCTGCTGGAAGAGCGGCGTGGCGGCGGAGGTCATCGGCCTGCCCGATGGCAGCATCGGCGACGCCCTCTATCGGGCGAAGATCACCCTCTCTACCGGGGAGCTGTTCGCATGGACCTTCGTCATCATCCTGTTGAGCGCGGTGTTCGAAAAGCTCTTCCTCGCCCTGCTGGACAGGGCGGTGACGGCAGTTCTGGGCGAAGAGGGGGCATAA
- the hemW gene encoding radical SAM family heme chaperone HemW: MSLGLYLHIPYCFSKCRYCDFYSAPGQRGVPRAYVDALLRELSRFAPDAPLRPDTLYFGGGTPSLLAPADAARLIDAAQPLPGAEITLEANPETVTEASLRAFRAAGVNRISFGVQSARDSQLKTLGRPHTAKQARAAFAAARRAGFENISGDIMLALPHYTQAEFDETLELIEEGGATHISAYLLKIEPDSAFGRTPPEGLPTSDEAADFYLYAVEQLEHHGYLQYEISNFARPGYEGKHNLIYWDCGDYLGIGPAAHSCMGGKRFYYPADTEAFLRDEAAPVMDGGCGAEDYLILQLRLRKGLNLDEYKKRYGRELSSAQRAFVQNCVKSGYASFDGRTLALTPAGLIVQNSILAELL; the protein is encoded by the coding sequence ATGTCCCTCGGACTTTATCTGCATATTCCCTACTGTTTTTCCAAATGCCGGTACTGCGATTTCTACTCTGCCCCCGGCCAGCGCGGCGTGCCCCGCGCCTATGTGGACGCTCTGCTGCGGGAGCTTTCCCGCTTTGCGCCGGACGCCCCCCTGCGGCCGGACACCCTTTATTTCGGCGGCGGCACCCCCAGCCTCCTCGCCCCCGCAGACGCTGCCCGCCTCATCGACGCCGCCCAGCCCCTGCCGGGGGCAGAGATCACGCTGGAAGCGAACCCCGAGACGGTGACGGAGGCGTCCCTCCGGGCGTTCCGCGCCGCAGGCGTCAACCGCATCTCCTTCGGCGTCCAGTCGGCCCGGGACAGCCAGCTCAAGACGCTGGGCCGTCCCCACACCGCAAAGCAGGCCCGTGCGGCCTTTGCCGCCGCACGCCGGGCCGGGTTCGAGAACATCAGCGGCGACATCATGCTGGCCCTGCCCCATTATACGCAGGCCGAGTTCGACGAGACGCTGGAGCTTATCGAGGAGGGCGGCGCGACGCATATTTCGGCCTACCTCTTAAAGATAGAGCCGGACTCTGCCTTTGGCCGGACGCCCCCCGAGGGTCTGCCCACCTCCGACGAGGCGGCGGACTTCTACCTCTACGCCGTCGAGCAGCTGGAGCACCACGGGTATCTGCAGTACGAGATCTCGAACTTCGCCCGCCCCGGCTATGAGGGGAAGCACAACCTCATCTACTGGGACTGCGGTGACTATCTGGGCATCGGCCCCGCCGCCCACTCCTGCATGGGCGGCAAACGGTTCTACTACCCGGCCGACACCGAGGCTTTCCTGCGGGACGAGGCCGCGCCGGTCATGGACGGCGGCTGCGGGGCGGAAGATTATCTCATCTTACAACTCCGTCTCCGCAAGGGCCTGAACCTCGACGAATACAAAAAACGCTATGGCAGGGAGCTTTCCAGCGCACAGCGGGCTTTCGTGCAAAACTGTGTGAAGAGCGGCTACGCCAGCTTCGACGGCCGCACCCTCGCCCTCACCCCCGCCGGGCTTATCGTGCAGAACAGCATCCTCGCCGAGCTGTTGTGA
- the brnQ gene encoding branched-chain amino acid transport system II carrier protein has product MHESTQALRGKKLFLVGFTLFSMFFGAGNLIFPPFLGAQAGTALWLAFAGFAVSAIGLPIAGVAAVARAGGLPVLAGRVHPRFAQVFAVLVYLSIGPCLAIPRTASTSFEMLTPLVGRSTLGQFLYSLVFFTAAYFVALRPEKLTQRLGRILCPALLVLIVVLFAGCLLRPAASGYGVPTAAYAALPAAQGILDGYQTMDALAALNFGAVIALNIQAVGITEEAAVRRGTIRAGLVAGGMLLVVYAMLTHIGGISGAAFPGCDTGAAVLTALADGLFGRVGQVLLAAIFVIACFNTCVGLIASVGEYFHELLPRLSYPAIAAFFALMSMLLANIGLADILSLSVPVLNAIYPIAIILIVVEFLPERFQRPPVWRLGVLFTALQSIPAALPFGPLSGFMNALPLSGLGFGWLLPALIGIGAGLVL; this is encoded by the coding sequence ATGCACGAATCCACGCAGGCCCTCCGGGGCAAAAAGCTCTTTCTGGTGGGGTTTACCCTGTTCTCGATGTTCTTCGGGGCGGGCAACCTCATCTTTCCGCCCTTCCTCGGCGCACAGGCCGGGACGGCGCTCTGGCTCGCCTTCGCAGGCTTTGCCGTCAGTGCTATCGGCCTGCCCATCGCGGGCGTGGCGGCGGTGGCGCGGGCGGGCGGTCTGCCCGTGCTGGCCGGGCGGGTGCATCCCCGCTTTGCGCAGGTGTTCGCTGTGCTGGTCTACCTGTCCATCGGCCCCTGCCTCGCCATCCCCCGCACGGCCAGCACCTCCTTTGAGATGCTGACCCCTCTGGTGGGGCGGAGCACGCTGGGGCAGTTTCTCTACTCCCTTGTATTCTTTACGGCAGCGTACTTTGTGGCCCTCCGGCCCGAAAAGCTGACCCAGCGGCTGGGCCGCATCCTCTGCCCCGCCCTGCTGGTGCTCATCGTGGTGCTGTTCGCGGGCTGCCTCCTCCGCCCTGCTGCCTCCGGCTACGGCGTGCCCACTGCGGCTTACGCCGCCCTCCCCGCCGCGCAGGGAATATTGGACGGCTACCAGACCATGGACGCGCTGGCGGCGCTCAACTTCGGAGCCGTCATCGCCCTGAATATACAGGCCGTCGGCATCACGGAAGAAGCCGCCGTGCGGCGGGGCACCATCCGGGCCGGGCTCGTCGCAGGCGGGATGCTGCTGGTGGTCTACGCCATGCTGACCCACATCGGCGGCATCTCGGGGGCAGCGTTCCCCGGCTGTGACACCGGCGCGGCCGTCCTGACAGCGCTGGCCGACGGCCTGTTCGGCCGGGTGGGACAGGTGCTGTTAGCCGCCATCTTCGTCATCGCCTGCTTCAACACCTGCGTAGGACTCATCGCCAGCGTGGGCGAATACTTCCATGAGCTGCTGCCCCGGCTGTCCTACCCTGCCATCGCGGCCTTCTTCGCACTGATGAGTATGCTTCTGGCCAACATCGGCCTTGCGGACATCCTGAGTCTCTCTGTCCCGGTGCTGAACGCCATCTACCCCATCGCCATCATCCTCATCGTGGTGGAGTTTCTGCCGGAACGGTTCCAGCGCCCTCCGGTCTGGCGGCTGGGCGTCCTCTTTACCGCCCTCCAGAGCATCCCCGCCGCCCTGCCCTTCGGCCCTCTCTCCGGGTTCATGAACGCCCTGCCTCTGAGCGGCCTCGGCTTCGGCTGGCTGCTCCCGGCCCTCATCGGCATCGGTGCCGGCCTCGTCTTATAA
- a CDS encoding type II toxin-antitoxin system MqsA family antitoxin, producing MNMTCFFCKGEMKPGTTIHTVQLKNCVVVIKNVPCMKCEQCGEVVLSADTIEKIERILQTVEKAVAEITVVNFPDCAA from the coding sequence ATGAACATGACCTGCTTTTTCTGCAAGGGCGAGATGAAGCCCGGCACGACTATCCACACCGTACAGCTAAAGAACTGTGTCGTTGTCATCAAAAATGTTCCCTGTATGAAGTGTGAACAGTGCGGTGAGGTCGTTCTGTCGGCAGACACGATAGAAAAGATAGAGCGTATTTTGCAGACCGTCGAAAAGGCTGTGGCAGAGATCACGGTCGTAAACTTCCCGGATTGTGCTGCATAA
- a CDS encoding ATP-binding cassette domain-containing protein, which produces MGEYHNKLEIKNLTKRFGEKTLFEGLSLTVDGPAVLWAPSGWGKTTLLRILMGLEVPTSGSVEGVGRVGVVFQEDRLCPQLTPEENVALVLPAEQYKAKTQYKEQIRKDLIQLGLDDEALALPARKLSGGQKRRTALLRALWAESDTLLLDEPFTGMDPAAMKKAAAMLKARCGAKPALLATHDQAAIRELGWRVIELG; this is translated from the coding sequence ATGGGAGAATATCATAACAAACTGGAAATAAAGAACCTGACAAAACGATTCGGAGAGAAAACGCTCTTCGAAGGTCTGTCCCTGACGGTGGACGGCCCGGCGGTGCTCTGGGCACCCAGCGGCTGGGGCAAGACGACCCTGCTGCGCATCCTAATGGGGCTGGAAGTGCCCACCTCCGGTAGCGTGGAGGGGGTGGGCCGGGTCGGCGTGGTCTTTCAGGAGGACCGGCTCTGCCCCCAGCTCACCCCAGAGGAAAATGTGGCGCTGGTGCTCCCGGCGGAGCAGTACAAGGCAAAAACGCAATACAAAGAGCAGATAAGGAAAGACCTTATACAGCTTGGACTCGATGATGAGGCCCTCGCCCTGCCGGCCCGGAAGCTCTCCGGCGGCCAGAAGCGGCGCACCGCCCTCCTGCGTGCCCTCTGGGCCGAGAGTGACACCCTCCTGCTGGACGAGCCGTTCACCGGGATGGACCCCGCCGCCATGAAAAAGGCCGCAGCCATGCTCAAAGCACGCTGCGGCGCAAAGCCCGCCCTGCTGGCGACCCACGACCAAGCGGCCATCCGGGAGCTGGGGTGGAGGGTCATTGAATTGGGGTAG